A genomic stretch from Paraburkholderia dioscoreae includes:
- a CDS encoding AAA family ATPase yields MNAPELTEDENLGLYQRATENGAEWWRVSVADRPENYRLEHGVDNGGGPGAVDIDLVVDAENLRAKLKKWRREGFAIDTDDAASEQSAAGRVAFMPELLRAAARATAAKHRQAEGTGETVRVGHVDVPCGADNPLVPRLNRAYLFSERFNDIIEDIVENRRVMLIGHTGAGKTSLIEQVAARSRHGVLRSNMNGQTTVGDFVGFWTVKGGETIWVDGVLPTAMREGLWLIVDEIDFAEPSILAALTAVLEPHGRLVLKEKGNEIVAPHPAFRLFATANAVGAMSQFRHLYQGANLMNEAFLDRWRVYLLDYLTPAEEADVLMATLAPHMTRTLATTLAAIAADCRAAFAREDLSSAFSTRRLLDWAELMLRTGDPERAAGPAIYAKVSPEDAALIRGIIRHHIAPAPDA; encoded by the coding sequence ATGAATGCGCCTGAACTGACCGAAGACGAAAACCTTGGCCTTTACCAGCGCGCAACGGAAAACGGCGCGGAATGGTGGCGCGTGAGTGTGGCCGACCGACCGGAAAACTACCGCCTCGAACATGGCGTCGACAACGGCGGCGGACCCGGCGCAGTCGATATCGATCTCGTGGTGGACGCGGAGAATCTGCGCGCGAAGCTCAAGAAATGGCGCCGCGAAGGCTTCGCAATCGACACGGACGACGCCGCCAGCGAGCAGTCCGCGGCCGGACGCGTCGCCTTCATGCCGGAACTGCTGCGCGCCGCGGCGCGGGCTACGGCGGCGAAACATAGGCAGGCGGAAGGCACGGGCGAAACCGTGCGAGTCGGCCATGTGGATGTGCCCTGCGGCGCCGACAATCCGCTCGTGCCGCGTCTGAACCGCGCCTATCTGTTCTCCGAGCGCTTTAACGACATTATCGAGGACATCGTCGAAAACCGGCGCGTGATGCTGATCGGCCACACCGGCGCCGGCAAGACCAGCCTGATCGAACAGGTGGCGGCGCGTTCGCGTCACGGCGTGCTGCGCTCGAACATGAACGGGCAGACCACCGTCGGCGACTTTGTCGGCTTCTGGACGGTCAAGGGCGGTGAGACGATCTGGGTCGACGGCGTGCTGCCCACGGCCATGCGCGAAGGTCTCTGGCTGATCGTCGACGAAATCGATTTTGCCGAGCCGTCTATTCTCGCCGCCCTCACCGCCGTGCTCGAACCGCACGGCCGCCTCGTGCTGAAAGAGAAAGGCAACGAAATCGTTGCGCCGCATCCGGCTTTCCGGCTGTTCGCCACGGCGAACGCGGTCGGTGCGATGAGTCAGTTCCGGCATCTGTATCAGGGCGCCAATCTGATGAACGAGGCGTTTCTGGATCGCTGGCGCGTGTATCTGCTCGACTATCTGACACCCGCTGAAGAAGCCGATGTGCTGATGGCCACGCTCGCCCCGCACATGACACGCACGCTCGCCACCACGCTCGCCGCGATCGCCGCCGACTGCCGCGCGGCGTTCGCTCGCGAAGACCTCTCCAGCGCATTCTCCACGCGGCGCCTGCTCGACTGGGCCGAACTGATGCTGCGCACCGGCGACCCCGAACGCGCCGCCGGCCCCGCCATCTACGCGAAGGTGAGCCCGGAAGACGCCGCGTTGATTCGCGGCATCATCCGCCATCACATCGCGCCGGCTCCCGACGCGTGA
- a CDS encoding cobaltochelatase CobT-related protein, with product MHATRDMRDTRGFAFESTLSKVARVLTGQYGVTVAFSPDGPRVEPGRIVIPDYELNGGIDRDVLIGYLDLLVARAKHASLAQLDALPSGVAANLAQMIEDRRVCGQLLDEYPGARWFIGKLRLHAAERVRQRWPKLHWRERLVWLVERALWDEAPTRTEASHSLLAALHAAQDLLHDARASRSTAQSIASAQALVARVRALSAGEVNSMAFTADALEDIDTETAASPSTPLDDDDTVLPDQDSANSPPSDRSGGAQADNAVGMGRSLADAQQPSERSEGEAASSAADASRARLSIPLATEFDDIRDLTGQGDSAAWRELRAQARADTAPLKEKLERALSADERTRWRREQERGEIDRTALAKLATSPGYRTPFRTQRPAKGRDVAVTLLIDRSGSMAGRKIELARQCAAALCDALTQLSFDCEVLGYCSVESLPMQQLYARQLAAGADLRRYNRFVERLDLKVYKRFGATDLSGIAAIDCGHENPDGEALAWAATRLADHPAERRILMMFSDGYPSTGDGDPQVLRSDLRERIAAIGKCGIELVGIGVLTDAVEDFYPHNVVVSRLAELPATVFSVLSSMLLAR from the coding sequence ATGCACGCCACGCGTGACATGCGTGACACGCGCGGCTTCGCGTTCGAATCCACGCTCAGCAAGGTCGCCCGCGTGCTGACCGGGCAATATGGCGTGACGGTCGCGTTCAGTCCGGACGGTCCGCGCGTGGAACCTGGCCGCATCGTCATTCCCGACTACGAGTTGAATGGCGGGATCGACCGCGACGTGCTGATCGGCTATCTGGATCTGCTGGTCGCGCGCGCCAAGCATGCTTCGCTCGCACAACTCGACGCGCTGCCCTCGGGCGTCGCCGCGAATCTCGCGCAGATGATCGAAGACCGCCGTGTGTGCGGGCAATTGCTCGACGAATATCCGGGTGCGCGCTGGTTCATCGGCAAGTTGCGCCTCCATGCCGCCGAGCGTGTGCGGCAACGCTGGCCGAAGCTGCATTGGCGCGAGAGGCTGGTCTGGCTGGTGGAACGCGCGTTGTGGGACGAAGCGCCCACCAGGACCGAAGCCAGCCATTCGCTGCTCGCCGCCTTGCATGCCGCGCAGGATCTGCTGCACGATGCTCGCGCGAGCCGCTCGACCGCGCAGAGCATCGCGTCGGCGCAGGCGCTCGTGGCGCGCGTACGCGCGCTGTCGGCAGGCGAAGTGAACAGCATGGCGTTCACAGCGGATGCGCTCGAAGACATCGATACCGAAACGGCCGCGTCACCGTCCACGCCGCTCGATGACGACGACACCGTGCTGCCCGACCAGGACAGCGCGAACTCGCCGCCGTCGGATCGAAGCGGCGGCGCGCAGGCGGACAACGCGGTCGGCATGGGTCGATCGCTGGCAGACGCGCAACAGCCGTCCGAGCGTTCCGAAGGCGAAGCAGCCAGCTCCGCGGCGGATGCATCGCGAGCCCGGCTGTCGATTCCGCTCGCCACCGAATTCGACGACATCCGCGATCTCACGGGCCAGGGCGACAGCGCCGCGTGGCGCGAACTGCGAGCTCAGGCTCGCGCGGACACCGCGCCGCTCAAGGAAAAGCTCGAACGCGCACTGAGCGCGGACGAGCGCACACGCTGGCGCCGTGAGCAGGAGCGCGGCGAGATCGATCGCACTGCGCTGGCCAAACTCGCGACCTCGCCCGGCTATCGCACGCCGTTTCGCACGCAGCGGCCCGCCAAAGGACGCGACGTGGCCGTGACCCTGCTGATCGACCGCAGCGGCTCGATGGCCGGCCGCAAGATCGAACTCGCGCGCCAGTGCGCGGCCGCCCTGTGCGATGCGCTCACGCAGTTGTCGTTCGATTGCGAAGTACTCGGCTATTGCTCGGTCGAATCCTTGCCCATGCAGCAGCTCTACGCGCGGCAACTCGCCGCCGGCGCGGATTTACGGCGCTATAACCGCTTCGTCGAACGGCTCGATCTGAAGGTCTACAAACGCTTTGGCGCGACCGATCTGAGCGGGATCGCCGCCATCGACTGCGGACACGAGAATCCGGACGGCGAGGCGCTGGCCTGGGCCGCGACACGGCTCGCCGATCACCCGGCCGAACGGCGCATTCTGATGATGTTTTCCGACGGCTACCCGTCCACCGGCGACGGCGATCCGCAGGTGCTGCGCAGCGATCTGCGCGAGCGCATTGCGGCCATCGGCAAGTGCGGTATCGAACTGGTGGGAATCGGCGTGCTGACCGATGCGGTGGAGGACTTCTATCCGCACAACGTGGTAGTGAGCCGCCTCGCCGAACTGCCGGCGACAGTGTTTTCCGTGTTGAGTTCGATGCTGCTCGCACGCTGA
- a CDS encoding MBL fold metallo-hydrolase, with protein MTPQIEAFYDDTTGTFTYVVYAAEGSLCAVIDPVLDYDPKSGCTSTQSAQRVIAFVNAHGLRVQWVLETHAHADHVSAAQYLKDTLGGRIAIGESIRIVQSTFRRIFNLGADMHTDGRQFDHLFAPGETFSIGELSGEALHVPGHTPADMAYRIGDAVFVGDTLFMPDVGSARCDFPGGDAHTLYDSVHTLLALPPDTRLCMCHDYPPPSRGPQWQTTVAEQRRGNIHLHDGVSAAEFVAMRTARDRTLGMPTLILPAIQINIRAGRFPEPEDNGVRYLKIPLNAF; from the coding sequence ATGACGCCTCAAATCGAAGCGTTTTACGATGACACCACCGGCACGTTCACGTACGTGGTCTATGCGGCCGAAGGTTCGCTGTGCGCGGTGATCGATCCGGTGCTGGACTATGATCCGAAGTCGGGCTGCACGTCGACGCAGTCGGCGCAGCGCGTCATCGCGTTCGTCAACGCGCATGGACTACGTGTGCAATGGGTGCTGGAAACGCATGCGCACGCCGATCACGTGTCGGCCGCGCAGTATCTGAAGGACACCCTGGGCGGCAGGATTGCGATCGGCGAGAGCATCCGCATCGTGCAGAGCACATTCAGGCGCATCTTCAATCTCGGCGCGGACATGCACACCGACGGTCGCCAGTTCGATCATCTGTTCGCGCCCGGCGAGACTTTCAGCATTGGCGAGTTGAGCGGCGAGGCGTTGCATGTGCCCGGCCATACACCGGCGGACATGGCGTACCGGATCGGCGACGCGGTGTTCGTCGGCGACACGCTGTTCATGCCGGACGTCGGCTCGGCACGCTGCGACTTTCCCGGCGGCGACGCGCATACCTTGTACGACTCCGTGCACACACTGCTCGCGCTGCCGCCCGACACGCGGCTGTGCATGTGTCACGACTATCCGCCGCCATCGCGCGGGCCGCAATGGCAAACCACGGTGGCCGAACAGCGGCGCGGCAATATTCATTTGCACGACGGCGTGAGCGCGGCGGAGTTCGTGGCGATGCGCACCGCGCGCGATCGCACGCTCGGCATGCCGACATTGATTCTGCCGGCCATTCAGATCAACATCCGCGCGGGCAGGTTTCCGGAGCCGGAAGACAACGGCGTGCGTTACCTGAAGATTCCGCTGAATGCATTTTGA